From the Capra hircus breed San Clemente chromosome 14, ASM170441v1, whole genome shotgun sequence genome, the window tattatatgtacatataactgaATATCAATATAATCTAAATTAAAACATGATTACTATTTTATATCAATACTAATGTGCAATTTCTGAATGGAGGCgaggggaaaaaatgtttttcatagtGGGAATTCACTGAAATAGCCaaactaaaaaacaaagaagTAGCAATTCTCTTAGAAATATAGGGGGGGAAATCCCTCCAAAAACagctaaaagaatgaaaatatttaaccCTAGAGAAGGGGAAATGGGAGAGGAGACCTGAGTCTTAGTTGTATATCTTAACTTACATTAGATAAGCAGATAACTCTTTAAACTATGTACCTGTATAACTTAGGTCAGGGGTAAcctaggaaagaaaggaagaaaaaatattttggggggaaaaaagaagaggaaatatatCATCTAGAGGCCCATTTTAACATGCTGgcttattttcttcaaatatctccctttctatttttcttgtttatCCCTTCCAATGATCAACACTGTTGTAATTGTACTAGATATAAAATTGATAGCTAACTTATTGAACATTTAATTGCAAAACAGGCCTTGTGGTAGTACACATTTTCTATGCATTATTTTACCTGATAATCCAGCTAGAAGTGCTGATTTTTAGCTTATTATATAATCATTATCTTATTTTAGCATATGGTCAGCGTAATCACCCTTTTTCATGGTACAATAATATTCTACCTAATGgattattgatctttctcctaaATTATTAGACTTTTAAATTGTTTCCCCAGTATTTTGAAAGAATACTGGGCTGATACACTTTCCCCAAAGCATATtactgatatttttgtttttaggatGAATTTCCAGAAGCAGGATCACTGGGTCAAAGGGTGTAAGCATGTTGCCATGCTGCTTTCTTAGACTGTTCAGAGAACATTTCTGCCTTCATTGTTGAATGTCATATGATGCCTCATGCAACTATGACACAGGTGGGAGAAACAGATTCACTGCCATTTTACAGACATGATTACTGGGAACCAAGTTCCCAAGGTTACACAACTGGAGGAAGAGCCAGaaatgcagggggaaaaaaaatgcattctaCCCAGCTCTCTCTTGAGCTCTCTCCCAATTGCCCCTCCCCCCAAATGAACTGTGCCTGCTACTTTCTCTCCCAGACATCTCAGTCTTTATATAGTAGAGCTTCTCTGGCATGGGGCCTTTTCCATTCATTGAGGGCCattctgctttcagttcagttcagttcagttgctcagtcgtgtctgactctttgtgaccccctggactgcagcacaccaggcttccctgtccatcaccacctcctggagcctactcaaactcatgtccattgcgtcggtgatgccatccaaccatctcatcctctgtccttcctttctcctcccgccttcaatctttcccagcatgagggtcttttccaatgagtcggttcttcacatcaggtggccaaagtactgggagttctagcttcagcattagtccttccaatgagtattcaggtatgatttcctttaggattgactggttggctctccttgcagtccaagggactcttaagaatcttctccaacaccatggttcaaaaccatcaattctttagctctcagctttctttatagtccaactctcacatccatatatgactgctagaaaaaccatagctttgactagacagacctttgttggcaaagtaacgtctctgctttttagtattctGTCTTGGATGGTCCTTCTACTTTAAGCAGAAGATAAGACCTCTCTAGCAGCCCAAGGGCCACTACTTAGGCTGTGAAATCTTAGCCTAAGGAAGACAAAGGGCAGGACAGAGGAAAGAGTGTGAGGAAACAAAATATACTAAATTAGAATATGGGACAGGAGCCACAAGCAGGTGCACAAGGAACAAACAGGGGAAAAGAATGTGATTTTGAAGGATTTCATGTTTAAGATGAGGGATTTGAGCTGAAAACAATAGAGAGACTTGACTTGTGGTGTGTTAAGGGCATAGTATAGCCTCTCTGTATTCGATTCTACCCGAGACTTTCTTGAACCGTTAAACCTGCTTCTTCATAGCAATACACTTTCTCAGgatgctgctgccgccaagttgcttcagtcgtgtccgactttgtgcaacccaatagacagcagcccaccaggctccccgtccctgggattctccaggcaagaacactggagtgggttaccatttccttctccaatgcgtgaaagtgaaaagtgaaagtgaagtcattcagtcatgtctgactcttcgcgaccccatggactgcagcctaccaagctcctccatccatgggattgtccaggcaggagtactggagtggggtgccattgccttctccattctcagGATAGAAACTGaataataatttgtatttttcttttcaaatgaataataaaaagtaaCTTCAAATATCTATTTTTCAGCCACAGAAGAAAGTGAGTCCTGCTTTGTCCAGCCAAAACCACGTGCACTGGGAAGAGAATCTACTTTGGGTGGCAAAGTACAAaaggaaagccttcctccattAGACAAGCTCAAGATCTCAGCCGCGTCCACAGCTAATGGTGTTCAGTCCCTCCCTGAACAGCCCCTGGCAAAGGAGACTGCAGACCCACCAGGAGCCACAGAGGAAACTCAGCCTCTGCAGGGACCGAAGGGGTCTGAGCCACCTCAGCCAGGTGGCAAAGATGGTGCTCCAGGagcagaaggaaaggaggaggatGCGGAAGCGGTGACAGAGGCTCCGCCTTTGAAAGGAAGTGCTGAGACTGAACCTTTAGGAGCGGAAGCCGAGAATCAGCCTTTGATAACAGCGGGAGAGAGGGACTCTCCTGGAGCAGTGGAAGGTACTGAGGATCCACAAGCTGCCGGAGAGATGACGCCTCTAGGAACAGCTGAGAGAGTTCCTCTGGAAACAGCCAGAGAGCCAGGATCTCAAGAAGCTGGAGGAAAGGGTGAACAGTCCCAACTCCCAGAGACAGTTCCCAAGGAGACAGAATCTCCGGAGATGTTGGAAGGCAGTCAGCCTGTGGAAACAGCTGAGACGCAGCACCTTCAAGAAACAGTTGGAGAAGATGAGCAGTCCCAACTTGTAGAAACAGTTCCCAAAGAGAATGCATCTCTGGAAGTGTCGGACGGAAGTCAGTCTGTGGAAGCCGAGAGAAAAAAGCAACTTCAGGAGACGCTGGGGAAAGATGAGCAGCCCCAGCTTCGAGAGACGATTCCCAGAGAGCATGGCGGACCGGAAGTGTCAGACGGAAGTCAGTCTGTGGGAGCCGAGGAAGAGAAGCAACCTCAGGAAACGCTGGGGAAAGATGAGCAGCCCCAGCTTCGAGAGACGATTCCCAGAGAGCATGGCGGACTGGAAGTGTCAGACGGAAGTCAGTCTGTGGGAGCCGAGGAAGAGAAGCAACCTCAGGAAACGCTGGGGAAAGATGAGCAGCCCCAGCTTCGAGAGACGATTCCCAAAGAGCATGGCGGACCGGAAGTGTTGGACTCAAGTCGGTGTGTGGAGACAGCTGTAAAGGCTGATTCACTCCATAAAACTGCGGAAGGTCCTGGGAACATGCAGAAGCTCCAACCTGAAAGAACAGTTGAAAGCATGGAACATCTGGTGGAAATGGCCAGGAAAATTCACACTAACGAAGAGGACCAACACATTGAAGGTAAAAGTCATGCTGTCAGATCAGGTTGTTTAGATGTGCTCCGTAAGAGATCATCTCTGGGGCGTGGGGGAG encodes:
- the ERICH5 gene encoding glutamate-rich protein 5, whose amino-acid sequence is MGCSSSALNKAGDGNRLRNATEESESCFVQPKPRALGRESTLGGKVQKESLPPLDKLKISAASTANGVQSLPEQPLAKETADPPGATEETQPLQGPKGSEPPQPGGKDGAPGAEGKEEDAEAVTEAPPLKGSAETEPLGAEAENQPLITAGERDSPGAVEGTEDPQAAGEMTPLGTAERVPLETAREPGSQEAGGKGEQSQLPETVPKETESPEMLEGSQPVETAETQHLQETVGEDEQSQLVETVPKENASLEVSDGSQSVEAERKKQLQETLGKDEQPQLRETIPREHGGPEVSDGSQSVGAEEEKQPQETLGKDEQPQLRETIPREHGGLEVSDGSQSVGAEEEKQPQETLGKDEQPQLRETIPKEHGGPEVLDSSRCVETAVKADSLHKTAEGPGNMQKLQPERTVESMEHLVEMARKIHTNEEDQHIEGETGETVETEMESEKVGEAAETKEEETGEVMDLSAATQIGQDGRVKGHSML